The following are encoded together in the Humulus lupulus chromosome 5, drHumLupu1.1, whole genome shotgun sequence genome:
- the LOC133834013 gene encoding flavonoid 3'-monooxygenase-like gives MMPQLPPGPKGFPILGYLPYLGSDLHQNFMELAQVYGPIYKLSIGRKQCVIISSPSLAKEVLRDQDITFANRNPSIASLAFSFGGNDIAFASYGPQWRLLRKIFVREMLSNENLDAFYPLRRNELKKSVRDVYSKVDTPVNISELAFLTVINMITSMFWGGSLDDNEDDETCTLRAEFRAAVSQLVSLLGKPNISDFFPFLAWMDVQRVERNMKKVSRWLEQIFEFVIAQKRNSCEVISSNKDFLQVLLDFKDPDTGRSISTTEMKAMLMDIVIGGTDTTSTMVEWTMTELVKHPESLRKCQEELSEVVGNENNVEESHLANLIYLHAAVKETLRLHPAAPLLLPRSPTKSSIVGGYVIPKGTKVFVNAWAIHRDPQFWASPTEFRPERFLDESKLDYHGNNLHYIPFGAGRSICAGLPLGEKMLMQLLAMLLHLFEWKLPSGAKIDSREKLGVVLEKSTPLVLVPKPRLPNINIYN, from the exons ATGATGCCCCAGTTGCCTCCCGGACCTAAGGGCTTTCCAATACTGGGTTACCTCCCATATCTTGGGTCAGACCTCCATCAAAATTTCATGGAATTGGCCCAAGTTTACGGCCCAATCTATAAGCTCTCCATTGGAAGAAAACAGTGTGTTATAATAAGCTCTCCATCTTTAGCCAAAGAGGTGTTACGAGACCAAGACATTACCTTTGCCAATAGGAACCCTAGCATAGCTTCCTTGGCTTTCTCTTTCGGTGGTAATGATATTGCATTCGCCTCTTACGGTCCTCAGTGGCGcttattaagaaaaatatttgtgCGAGAGATGCTTAGCAATGAAAATCTCGATGCCTTTTACCCACTTAGGAGAAATGAGCTCAAGAAAAGTGTTAGAGATGTGTATAGCAAGGTTGACACGCCTGTAAACATAAGTGAATTAGCGTTTCTAACTGTGATTAACATGATCACAAGCATGTTTTGGGGTGGTTCACTGGATGATAATGAAGATGATGAAACATGTACTCTTAGGGCTGAGTTTCGAGCAGCGGTTTCGCAACTTGTTTCGCTTCTCGGGAAGCCCAATATTTCTGACTTCTTCCCATTTCTTGCATGGATGGATGTGCAAAGAGTAGAAAGGAACATGAAGAAGGTGTCAAGATGGCTCGAGCAGATTTTTGAGTTTGTCATAGCTCAGAAAAGAAATTCATGTGAAGTAATTAGCAGTAATAAGGATTTTTTGCAAGTCCTCTTGGATTTCAAAGATCCTGACACTGGAAGATCTATTTCCACAACCGAGATGAAGGCTATGCTTAtg GATATAGTGATTGGTGGGACAGACACTACTTCAACAATGGTAGAGTGGACAATGACAGAGCTCGTGAAACATCCTGAATCACTAAGAAAATGTCAAGAAGAACTATCTGAAGTGGTTGGAAACGAAAACAACGTTGAAGAGTCTCACCTAGCCAATTTGATTTATCTCCACGCTGCTGTGAAAGAAACACTAAGGTTGCACCCAGCAGCACCACTTCTCTTGCCTCGCTCCCCCACCAAGTCTTCCATTGTAGGAGGCTATGTCATTCCGAAGGGGACTAAGGTCTTCGTCAATGCATGGGCAATCCACAGAGACCCTCAGTTTTGGGCCAGCCCAACAGAGTTTCGGCCCGAAAGGTTCTTGGATGAGAGCAAGTTAGATTACCATGGGAACAATCTCCATTACATTCCTTTTGGGGCTGGTAGGAGTATATGTGCTGGGCTTCCTCTTGGTGAGAAGATGCTAATGCAACTATTAGCTATGTTGTTGCATTTATTTGAGTGGAAATTGCCGAGTGGTGCCAAGATAGATTCTCGAGAGAAACTTGGGGTTGTGTTGGAGAAATCGACTCCCCTTGTTCTTGTTCCTAAGCCTAGATTACCAAACATAAACATTTATAATTAG